The proteins below are encoded in one region of Mangifera indica cultivar Alphonso chromosome 7, CATAS_Mindica_2.1, whole genome shotgun sequence:
- the LOC123221531 gene encoding putative F-box protein At4g22180 has protein sequence MAETFKRSRNIEESSSNWAELYCDVLEHIFQFLSFKDVLIVEGVCRPWFSAAKAFIKSRFQSCQLVPWLLLPPDDGRATSEYCILNMETKNVSKLKNIYNEMSNGCCIGSSHGWLIFLDESVAPLLLNPFLQVKIKLPRLNSLMGILEIARNDIYWEYCIYYYDKKRKFSVSYAMNLRENVIHKAVLHLHDSCFSIKGFTIIVIYGVNAKLAYCKTGENSCWMDLEAKHQPYHEILCTNSQLYALSSNSIEVWDFDDGTPIKRMDLELTNFPEKSSKFFWLGDRELYATKFYLAEIHGEVMLMVRLIGEYVNGDDEAIREEDLLIEDDTHPLVCPYKTLLFHVYKLDLAERNWVEVDSLGDYAVFLGGNNSVTVSTQFYKNSIFFTDDYWSRMNEDYLYGGHDIGIFHLEDYSVEPIYPYGSEKIQPPPCWVNPSPWSAV, from the coding sequence ATGGCGGAGACCTTCAAGAGATCGAGAAATATTGAGGAATCATCATCAAACTGGGCAGAACTTTACTGCGATGTATTAGAGcacatttttcagtttttgtcttTCAAGGATGTGCTTATAGTTGAAGGCGTTTGTCGTCCTTGGTTCTCAGCGGCAAAGGCTTTTATCAAGTCTCGCTTTCAGTCCTGTCAATTAGTGCCCTGGCTACTCCTTCCTCCTGATGATGGAAGAGCCACCAGTGAATATTGTATTCTGAATATGGAAACAAAAAATGTTTCTAAGTTGAAGAATATATATAACGAGATGAGTAACGGTTGCTGCATTGGATCATCGCATGGTTGGCTTATTTTCTTGGACGAAAGTGTCGCTCCTTTGCTTTTAAACCCTTTTCTTCAAGTTAAAATCAAGCTCCCACGTCTAAATTCTTTGATGGGCATTCTTGAAATTGCGAGAAATGATATTTATTGGGAATATTGCATCTACTATTATgacaaaaaaaggaaattttctGTTTCTTATGCGATGAATTTGCGTGAGAATGTCATACACAAAGCTGTTTTGCACTTACACGACTCTTGTTTTAGCATCAAAGGCTTCACAATCATAGTTATTTACGGCGTTAATGCGAAGCTTGCATACTGTAAAACTGGTGAAAATAGCTGCTGGATGGATTTAGAGGCTAAGCATCAACCGTACCATGAAATCCTATGCACTAATTCACAACTTTATGCATTAAGCAGTAATTCTATTGAAGTTTGGGATTTTGATGATGGTACCCCAATAAAAAGGATGGATCTTGAACTGACAAATTTTCCAGAGAAATCATCAAAGTTTTTTTGGCTGGGGGATAGAGAACTTTATGCAACCAAATTTTACTTGGCTGAAATACATGGAGAAGTAATGCTTATGGTGAGGCTCATAGGAGAATATGTTAATGGAGATGATGAAGCAATTCGTGAAGAAGATCTGCTAATTGAAGACGACACACATCCTCTTGTGTGTCCATATAAAACACTGTTATTTCATGTATATAAACTAGATTTGGCTGAGAGAAATTGGGTAGAAGTTGATTCACTGGGCGATTATGCAGTTTTCTTGGGTGGAAATAACTCGGTTACTGTGTCGACTCAATTTTATAAGAATTCAATTTTCTTCACAGACGATTATTGGAGTCGAATGAATGAAGATTACTTGTATGGAGGTCATGACATTGGGATTTTTCATTTAGAAGATTACAGTGTTGAACCTATTTATCCATATGGCTCGGAAAAGATTCAACCACCGCCTTGTTGGGTTAACCCCAGTCCATGGTCGGCTGTTTAG
- the LOC123220208 gene encoding 3-isopropylmalate dehydratase large subunit, chloroplastic-like isoform X1 produces MASSAIIPNPTSFIKKKNPGSSTSQCSVNKCKSFKKIVSVITPQQSERRPATTGLVKTAMTLTEKILARASEKPQLVPGENAWVNVDTLMIHDICGHGSFDIFKKEFGTDARVWDREKIVIIPDHYIFTSDERANRNVDILRDFSVEQKIKYFYDITDLSNFKANPDYKGVCHVALAQEGHCRPGEVLLGTDSHTCTAGAFGQFATGIGITDAGFISGSGKILLKVPPTLRFVLDGEMPDYLLAKDLILQIIGEISLAGATYKSMEFMGTTVESLNMEERMTLCNMVIEAGGKNGVVPADTTTFNYLEDKTSLSYEPVYSDEQARFLSEYRFDVSKLEPLVAKPHSPENRALARECKDVKIDRVYIGSCTGGKMEDFLAAARVFLASGKKVKVPTFLVPATQKVWMDLYTLPVPGSGGKTCSMIFEEAGCDTPASPGCGACMGGPKDTYARLNEPKVCVSTTNRNFPGRMGHKEGQIYLASPYTAAASALTGYVTDPREFLQ; encoded by the exons ATGGCTTCCTCTGCAATTATCCCAAACCCAACTTCTTTCATTAAGAAG AAGAATCCTGGTTCTTCAACTTCACAATGTTCTGTTAACAAATGCAAGAGCTTCAAGAAAATTGTATCAGTTATAACACCTCAGCAATCAGAACGCAGGCCTGCCACCACTGGCTTG GTAAAAACTGCAATGACATTGACTGAGAAGATACTGGCACGAGCTTCAGAGAAACCTCAGTTGGTCCCAGGAGAGAATGCATGGGTTAATGTTGATACATTGATGATCCATGATATTTGTGGCCATGGCTCCTTTGATATCTTCAAGAAAGAATTTGGCACAGATGCTAGG GTTTGGGACCGTGAAAAGATTGTAATCATACCTGACCATTATATATTCACAAGTGATGAGCGCGCAAATCGTAATGTGGATATCTTGAGAGATTTCTCTGTGGAGCAAAAGATCAAGTACTTCTATGATATTACAGATCTTAGTAATTTTAAG GCTAATCCTGATTACAAAGGTGTATGTCATGTTGCGCTTGCCCAAGAAGGCCATTGCCGGCCAGGAGAG GTCTTGTTAGGTACAGACTCTCACACCTGCACTGCTGGAGCTTTTGGTCAATTTGCAACTGGCATTGGCATCACTGATGCCGGCTTCATATCGGGCTCAGGGAAGATCTTGCTCAAG GTGCCTCCAACTCTGAGATTTGTACTGGATGGTGAAATGCCTGATTATTTATTGGCTAAGGATTTAATTCTACAA ATAATTGGTGAAATATCTTTGGCTGGTGCTACTTATAAATCTATGGAGTTTATGGGTACAACCGTTGAAAGCTTAAAT ATGGAAGAGCGAATGACATTGTGTAACATGGTTATTGAAGCCGGGGGAAAGAATGGTGTGGTCCCCGCTGATACTACGACATTTAATTATCTTGAG GATAAGACATCTTTGTCCTATGAACCAGTTTATAGTGATGAGCAAGCAAG ATTCCTTTCTGAGTACAGATTTGATGTCTCCAAGCTGGAGCCTCTGGTGGCAAAG CCTCATTCTCCTGAAAATCGTGCTTTAGCAAGAGAATGCAAAGATGTGAAAATAGACAGAGTATATATTGGATCTTGTACTGGTGGAAAAATGGAGGATTTTCTAGCAGCAGCCAGAGTCTTTCTTGCTTCA GGCAAAAAGGTCAAAGTTCCCACATTCCTTGTCCCTGCTACCCAAAAG GTTTGGATGGACTTATATACTCTCCCAGTACCAGGATCTGGTGGCAAGACTTGCTCCATGATATTTGAAGAAGCTGGTTGTGACACACCTGCAAGTCCTGGTTGTGGTGCTTGTATGGGTGGCCCAAAAGACACTTATGCACGCTTGAATGAACCTAAG GTCTGTGTCTCGACAACAAATAGGAACTTCCCAGGAAGAATGGGACACAAGGAAGGCCAGATCTACCTTGCTTCACCATATACAGCTGCTGCATCTGCATTGACTGGTTATGTCACTGATCCAAGAGAGTTTCTGCAGTAG
- the LOC123221532 gene encoding uncharacterized protein LOC123221532, with the protein MEPSGNSSPRKVMVVADPTRESAGALQYALSHVFVEKDELILIHVENNSAWKNPFATLLKRPASSSGNQPHSALSSSSNQSPSAWPSSSNQTPSALSSSSSDGGAPGAGEVDFLDEMKHACEVGQPNLQVRVSKVQINANNRAAAILSLTNILGIDLLVIGHRRSLSNAILR; encoded by the coding sequence ATGGAACCCAGTGGGAATTCATCTCCAAGAAAAGTCATGGTGGTTGCAGACCCCACCAGAGAGTCAGCTGGTGCTCTTCAATATGCACTTTCCCATGTTTTCGTTGAAAAAGATGAACTTATTTTGATCCATGTTGAGAATAATTCTGCTTGGAAAAATCCATTTGCCACTCTTCTCAAAAGGCCAGCCTCTTCTTCTGGCAATCAACCGCATTCTGCCTTGTCTTCTTCTAGCAATCAATCGCCATCTGCCTGGCCCTCTTCTAGCAATCAAACGCCTTCTGCCTTGTCCTCCTCCTCCTCTGACGGAGGAGCACCGGGGGCTGGAGAGGTGGATTTTCTTGATGAAATGAAGCATGCATGCGAGGTTGGTCAACCCAATTTGCAGGTTCGTGTTTCCAAGGTGCAAATAAATGCCAATAATAGGGCTGCTGCTATTCTTTCCCTTACCAATATCCTCGGAATTGATCTTCTTGTTATAGGACACAGACGAAGTCTGTCCAATGCCATCTTACGGTGA
- the LOC123220208 gene encoding 3-isopropylmalate dehydratase large subunit, chloroplastic-like isoform X3, whose amino-acid sequence MASSAIIPNPTSFIKKKNPGSSTSQCSVNKCKSFKKIVSVITPQQSERRPATTGLVKTAMTLTEKILARASEKPQLVPGENAWVNVDTLMIHDICGHGSFDIFKKEFGTDARANPDYKGVCHVALAQEGHCRPGEVLLGTDSHTCTAGAFGQFATGIGITDAGFISGSGKILLKVPPTLRFVLDGEMPDYLLAKDLILQIIGEISLAGATYKSMEFMGTTVESLNMEERMTLCNMVIEAGGKNGVVPADTTTFNYLEDKTSLSYEPVYSDEQARFLSEYRFDVSKLEPLVAKPHSPENRALARECKDVKIDRVYIGSCTGGKMEDFLAAARVFLASGKKVKVPTFLVPATQKVWMDLYTLPVPGSGGKTCSMIFEEAGCDTPASPGCGACMGGPKDTYARLNEPKVCVSTTNRNFPGRMGHKEGQIYLASPYTAAASALTGYVTDPREFLQ is encoded by the exons ATGGCTTCCTCTGCAATTATCCCAAACCCAACTTCTTTCATTAAGAAG AAGAATCCTGGTTCTTCAACTTCACAATGTTCTGTTAACAAATGCAAGAGCTTCAAGAAAATTGTATCAGTTATAACACCTCAGCAATCAGAACGCAGGCCTGCCACCACTGGCTTG GTAAAAACTGCAATGACATTGACTGAGAAGATACTGGCACGAGCTTCAGAGAAACCTCAGTTGGTCCCAGGAGAGAATGCATGGGTTAATGTTGATACATTGATGATCCATGATATTTGTGGCCATGGCTCCTTTGATATCTTCAAGAAAGAATTTGGCACAGATGCTAGG GCTAATCCTGATTACAAAGGTGTATGTCATGTTGCGCTTGCCCAAGAAGGCCATTGCCGGCCAGGAGAG GTCTTGTTAGGTACAGACTCTCACACCTGCACTGCTGGAGCTTTTGGTCAATTTGCAACTGGCATTGGCATCACTGATGCCGGCTTCATATCGGGCTCAGGGAAGATCTTGCTCAAG GTGCCTCCAACTCTGAGATTTGTACTGGATGGTGAAATGCCTGATTATTTATTGGCTAAGGATTTAATTCTACAA ATAATTGGTGAAATATCTTTGGCTGGTGCTACTTATAAATCTATGGAGTTTATGGGTACAACCGTTGAAAGCTTAAAT ATGGAAGAGCGAATGACATTGTGTAACATGGTTATTGAAGCCGGGGGAAAGAATGGTGTGGTCCCCGCTGATACTACGACATTTAATTATCTTGAG GATAAGACATCTTTGTCCTATGAACCAGTTTATAGTGATGAGCAAGCAAG ATTCCTTTCTGAGTACAGATTTGATGTCTCCAAGCTGGAGCCTCTGGTGGCAAAG CCTCATTCTCCTGAAAATCGTGCTTTAGCAAGAGAATGCAAAGATGTGAAAATAGACAGAGTATATATTGGATCTTGTACTGGTGGAAAAATGGAGGATTTTCTAGCAGCAGCCAGAGTCTTTCTTGCTTCA GGCAAAAAGGTCAAAGTTCCCACATTCCTTGTCCCTGCTACCCAAAAG GTTTGGATGGACTTATATACTCTCCCAGTACCAGGATCTGGTGGCAAGACTTGCTCCATGATATTTGAAGAAGCTGGTTGTGACACACCTGCAAGTCCTGGTTGTGGTGCTTGTATGGGTGGCCCAAAAGACACTTATGCACGCTTGAATGAACCTAAG GTCTGTGTCTCGACAACAAATAGGAACTTCCCAGGAAGAATGGGACACAAGGAAGGCCAGATCTACCTTGCTTCACCATATACAGCTGCTGCATCTGCATTGACTGGTTATGTCACTGATCCAAGAGAGTTTCTGCAGTAG
- the LOC123219937 gene encoding uncharacterized protein LOC123219937, with translation MDEVVDAVEKVKKDWEEAYAKTQQHIKAIENYGKSRRDNTEEKEKNSFPRLNGLAQDGLAILNSLLFQLDLLAPQLPTHDQVQSAQSLLQSWKKECNDLRLSLRNANLQAKANMRKAAQEERELLLGGGEESTVRRRNLQTKAGMTSAAESITESLRRTRQLMVQEVERSASTLMTFEESTGVLRKAESEYKGHRSLLMRTRNLLSTMQRQDVIERVILVLGFFLFSCAVLYVVSKRIGLLKLQRQITAAIKAGMAGQAEIRPGAVEDGINLVRGHHGNAVPRVEVPFEQPKHDEL, from the exons ATGGACGAAGTGGTGGATGCGGTTGAGAAAGTGAAGAAAGACTGGGAAGAAGCGTATGCGAAAACTCAACAACACATAAAAGCAATTGAAAACTATGGGAAATCAAGGAGGGACAATACagaggaaaaagagaagaaTTCGTTTCCGAGATTGAATGGGCTGGCACAAGATGGCTTGGCTATCCTTAATTCGTTGCTGTTTCAGCTTGATCTGCTAGCTCCACAGTTGCCCACTCACGACCAAGTTCAGTCCGCTCAGTCACTGCTTCAATCGTGGAAGAAAGAGTGCAACGA tTTGCGACTGAGTCTGAGAAATGCTAATTTGCAAGCAAAGGCTAATATGAGGAAAGCTGCCCAGGAAGAG AGAGAACTACTTCTGGGTGGTGGAGAAGAGTCCACAGTTCGCAGGCGCAATTTACA GACAAAGGCCGGAATGACATCTGCTGCAGAAAGCATCACAGAGAGCCTTCGTCGAACTCGTCAACTGATGGTTcag GAAGTGGAAAGAAGTGCAAGCACACTCATGACTTTTG AGGAATCCACGGGAGTGTTACGTAAGGCTGAAAGTGAATACAAGGGCCACCGCTCTTTGTTGATGCGAACAAGAAACCTGCTTTCTACAATGCAGCGTCAGGATGTTATTGAGAG GGTGATACTTGTATTGGgatttttcttattctcttgTGCTGTTCTCTATGTCGTTTCAAAGCGTATTGGGTTACTAAAGTTACAGAGACAGATTACTGCTGCCATAAAGGCCGGCATGGCTGGTCAAGCAGAGATCAGACCTGGAGCTGTTGAAGATGGTATAAATCTGGTCCGGGGTCATCATGGCAATGCAGTTCCAAGGGTAGAGGTTCCATTTGAGCAGCCTAAGCATGATGAACTTTGA
- the LOC123220392 gene encoding auxin-responsive protein IAA13-like, with translation MQGGLGLLGVGGSGSANELTFSKVEKEYDHHPAESDELELGLGLSLGGGGSGKSKGSAWGECGRILTAKDFPSAVSGTKRAADSVSHEGGSPPSISQVVGWPPIRAYRMNSLVSQAKAPRSEEEKVGSEKEKSKDTLKKKICNGNKTNNMFNEKGHLGFVKVNMDGLPIGRKVDLNAHACYETLAQTLEEMFFASPTSINSIVSGAEKKDSSTKSSKLLDGSSEFVLTYEDKEGDWMLVGDVPWGMFLSSVRRLRIMRTSEANGLGPRFQERNEKPRAKPV, from the exons ATGCAAGGTGGCCTTGGTTTACTTGGTGTTGGTGGGAGTGGTTCTGCAAATGAGTTAACTTTTTCAAAAGTTGAGAAAGAATATGACCATCACCCTGCTGAGAGTGATGAACTGGAGCTGGGGCTGGGGCTGAGTcttggtggtggtggtagtgGAAAAAGTAAGGGAAGTGCATGGGGTGAGTGTGGCAGAATCTTAACTGCTAAGGATTTCCCTTCTGCTGTTTCTGGGACTAAGAGAGCTGCTGATTCAGTTTCCCATGAGGGTGGATCCCCTCCTAGTATCAG TCAGGTTGTGGGATGGCCACCAATAAGGGCTTATAGGATGAACAGTTTGGTTAGCCAAGCAAAGGCTCCAAGATCTGAAGAGGAAAAAGTGGGCAGTGAAAAAGAGAAGTCAAAAGATactttgaagaagaaaatttgcaaTGGTAACAAAACTAATAATATGTTCAATGAAAAAGGACATCTTGGTTTTGTCAAAGTGAATATGGATGGACTTCCAATAGGAAGAAAAGTGGATCTTAATGCTCATGCCTGCTATGAGACTCTCGCTCAAACATTGGAGGAAATGTTTTTTGCCTCCCCCACATCAATCAATTCAATAG TGTCAGGTGCAGAGAAGAAGGATTCATCCACAAAATCCTCTAAACTTTTGGACGGATCATCTGAATTTGTGCTCACCTATGAAGATAAAGAGGGCGACTGGATGCTTGTTGGTGATGTCCCTTGGGG GATGTTTCTCAGCTCAGTGAGAAGGCTGCGAATCATGAGAACCTCTGAAGCTAATGGACTTG GTCCAAGATTCCAAGAAAGAAATGAGAAACCAAGAGCCAAGCCTGTTTAG
- the LOC123220208 gene encoding 3-isopropylmalate dehydratase large subunit, chloroplastic-like isoform X2 yields the protein MASSAIIPNPTSFIKKNPGSSTSQCSVNKCKSFKKIVSVITPQQSERRPATTGLVKTAMTLTEKILARASEKPQLVPGENAWVNVDTLMIHDICGHGSFDIFKKEFGTDARVWDREKIVIIPDHYIFTSDERANRNVDILRDFSVEQKIKYFYDITDLSNFKANPDYKGVCHVALAQEGHCRPGEVLLGTDSHTCTAGAFGQFATGIGITDAGFISGSGKILLKVPPTLRFVLDGEMPDYLLAKDLILQIIGEISLAGATYKSMEFMGTTVESLNMEERMTLCNMVIEAGGKNGVVPADTTTFNYLEDKTSLSYEPVYSDEQARFLSEYRFDVSKLEPLVAKPHSPENRALARECKDVKIDRVYIGSCTGGKMEDFLAAARVFLASGKKVKVPTFLVPATQKVWMDLYTLPVPGSGGKTCSMIFEEAGCDTPASPGCGACMGGPKDTYARLNEPKVCVSTTNRNFPGRMGHKEGQIYLASPYTAAASALTGYVTDPREFLQ from the exons ATGGCTTCCTCTGCAATTATCCCAAACCCAACTTCTTTCATTAAGAAG AATCCTGGTTCTTCAACTTCACAATGTTCTGTTAACAAATGCAAGAGCTTCAAGAAAATTGTATCAGTTATAACACCTCAGCAATCAGAACGCAGGCCTGCCACCACTGGCTTG GTAAAAACTGCAATGACATTGACTGAGAAGATACTGGCACGAGCTTCAGAGAAACCTCAGTTGGTCCCAGGAGAGAATGCATGGGTTAATGTTGATACATTGATGATCCATGATATTTGTGGCCATGGCTCCTTTGATATCTTCAAGAAAGAATTTGGCACAGATGCTAGG GTTTGGGACCGTGAAAAGATTGTAATCATACCTGACCATTATATATTCACAAGTGATGAGCGCGCAAATCGTAATGTGGATATCTTGAGAGATTTCTCTGTGGAGCAAAAGATCAAGTACTTCTATGATATTACAGATCTTAGTAATTTTAAG GCTAATCCTGATTACAAAGGTGTATGTCATGTTGCGCTTGCCCAAGAAGGCCATTGCCGGCCAGGAGAG GTCTTGTTAGGTACAGACTCTCACACCTGCACTGCTGGAGCTTTTGGTCAATTTGCAACTGGCATTGGCATCACTGATGCCGGCTTCATATCGGGCTCAGGGAAGATCTTGCTCAAG GTGCCTCCAACTCTGAGATTTGTACTGGATGGTGAAATGCCTGATTATTTATTGGCTAAGGATTTAATTCTACAA ATAATTGGTGAAATATCTTTGGCTGGTGCTACTTATAAATCTATGGAGTTTATGGGTACAACCGTTGAAAGCTTAAAT ATGGAAGAGCGAATGACATTGTGTAACATGGTTATTGAAGCCGGGGGAAAGAATGGTGTGGTCCCCGCTGATACTACGACATTTAATTATCTTGAG GATAAGACATCTTTGTCCTATGAACCAGTTTATAGTGATGAGCAAGCAAG ATTCCTTTCTGAGTACAGATTTGATGTCTCCAAGCTGGAGCCTCTGGTGGCAAAG CCTCATTCTCCTGAAAATCGTGCTTTAGCAAGAGAATGCAAAGATGTGAAAATAGACAGAGTATATATTGGATCTTGTACTGGTGGAAAAATGGAGGATTTTCTAGCAGCAGCCAGAGTCTTTCTTGCTTCA GGCAAAAAGGTCAAAGTTCCCACATTCCTTGTCCCTGCTACCCAAAAG GTTTGGATGGACTTATATACTCTCCCAGTACCAGGATCTGGTGGCAAGACTTGCTCCATGATATTTGAAGAAGCTGGTTGTGACACACCTGCAAGTCCTGGTTGTGGTGCTTGTATGGGTGGCCCAAAAGACACTTATGCACGCTTGAATGAACCTAAG GTCTGTGTCTCGACAACAAATAGGAACTTCCCAGGAAGAATGGGACACAAGGAAGGCCAGATCTACCTTGCTTCACCATATACAGCTGCTGCATCTGCATTGACTGGTTATGTCACTGATCCAAGAGAGTTTCTGCAGTAG